Part of the Anaeromyxobacter diazotrophicus genome, GCCCGCCTCGAACCAGCCGCCGAGGACCGTGTCGTAGCGGCGGGGCAGCGCCTCCACCACCGCCGCCGCGCCGCCCCGGCGCGCCGCCTCCTCGATGCGCGGCCGGTCCTCCAGGTGGGGCGGGCTGCCGAGGCCGATGTTCTCCGCGGCCGTGAACTGGTAGCGCACGAAGTCCTGGAACACCGCCCCCATCCGCTGCCGGAGATCGTCGGCGTCTAGGTCGCGCAGGTCCACGCCGCCGTAGCGGATCGCCCCGCGGGTGGGCTCGTACAGCCGGAGGAGCAGCTTGACGAGCGTGCTCTTCCCGGCGCCGTTCTCGCCCACCAGGCCGAGCTTCTCGCCCGGCGCGATCGTGAGCGTCACGTCCTCGAGCGCCCACTCGGCCCGCCCCGGGTAGCGGAAGGACAGGTGGTCGAGCTCGATGGGGAGCGGGTCGCCGCGGGGCAGGGTGGGCGCCGCGGGCAGGCGCGCGCGCTCCTGGCCGGTGGGGATGGCCAGGTAGGCGAACAGGTTCGACATGTAGAGCGCGTCCTCGTAGAGCGCGCCGATGGCGGAGAGGATGTTCTGCACCGCCCCCTGGCCCTGCCGGAAGACCGCCAGGTACAGGGTGAGGTCGCCGAGCGAGATCTCGCGCCGGGCCGCGCGGGCGGCCACCAGGGCGTACATGGCGTAGAACGCCGCCAGCGAGACGAGGCCGAACGCGACCCCGAACGCCATCCGCCGCACCGCCAGCCGCCGGTCCTCCCCGTAGAACTTGGTGAAGAGCGCCCGGTAGCGGTCGAGGACGAGCGGCCCCAGCCCGAACAGCTTCACCTCCTTCACGTGGCTGTCGCGGGTGAGGATCCACTCGAGGTAGTTGAGGCGGCGCCCCTCCGGCGCGCGCCAGGAGTTGAGGCGGAAGGAGGCGGCGGCCAGCCGGGCCTCGGCCAGGAAGGCGGGGATGGAGGAGGCCACCACCACCAGCACGCTCCAGGGCGAGAGCCGGGCGAGCAGCGCCGAGAGCGCCGCCAGCGTGACGGCGTTCTGGGCGATGGCGAAGGCCTGCATGACGAGCGAGAGCGGGCGCGCCGAGGCCTCGCGGCGCGCGTTCTGCATCTTGTCGTAGACCTCGGCGTCCTCGAAGTGTCGCAGCTCGAGGTCGAGCGCCTTCTCCAGGATGCGCTCGTTCACGGCGTTGCCGAGCCGCGCCCGGAGCAGCTCGCGCTCGAGCCCCAGCAGGCGCCCGGCGGTCAGCGAGAGGGCCATCAGCCCGAGCTCGACGAGCACCAACGCCGTGACGCGCCCCGGCGGCCCCTCGCCGCGGCCGGCGGCCACCACCGCGTCCACGATGAGCTTCCCGACCCAGGCGATGCCGGCCGGCAGCACCGCCGCCACCGCGGTCAGCGCCGCCAGCAGCACCGCGCCGCTCGCGTCCGCCCGCCAGACGAGCGCGAACGTGCCGGGGACCTGGCGCGCGGCGGCGCCGAGAGCGCGCGCGCGCTCGCGCCAGGGGAGGCGCTCCGATGGCGGTCGAGGAGGGGGCGGGTGGGAGGCGGGCACGCCGCTCGCTCACTAACTCGCGGCGGCGGGCGTGGCGACCTTTCTTTCTCGCGCCCAGCGATCTAGAAGAGGTCCGCCATGGCGACCCCCGAGACGCGGTTCCCACAGCACCCGAGCGACGCCACGGCGGCCACGCCGGCCTCCGACTGGTCCGTGGAGAAGGCGGCCCAGCACTACAACGTGCCGGGGTGGGGCGCCGGGTACTTCTCGGTGAGCGACAAGGGGCACCTCGTCGTACATCCGCACGGCCAGCCCGGCCCCACCATCGACATCATGGACGTGGTGGAGGACATCCGGGAGCGGAACCTCGGCTTCCCCTGCGTGGTCCGCTTCCAGGACGTGCTGCGCGCGCGGGTGAAGGCCATCAACGAGGCCTTCGGCAAGGGGCTCGTCGAGCAGGGCTACGGGGGCAAGTACTTCGGCGTCTACCCCGTCAAGGTGAACCAGATGCGCGAGGTGGTCGAGGAGATCCTCGACGCGGGCGCGCCCTACCACTACGGCCTCGAGGCCGGCTCGAAGGGCGAGCTCCTCATCGTGCTCGGCCACAACACCGACCCGGAGGCGCTCACCGTCTGCAACGGCTACAAGGACGAGGAGTTCCTGCGGCTGGCGCTGCTCGGCCGCAAGCTCGGCCGCAAGGTGATCGTCGTCATCGAGAAGCTGTCCGAGCTGCCGCACCTGCTGCGCCTCGGCGACGAGATGGGCGTCGAGCCCCTCATCGGGCTCCGCTCCAAGCTCACCACCCGCGGCACCGGCAAGTGGGAGGGCAGCTCGGGCGACTTCGCCAAGTTCGGCCTGACCGTCCCGGAGCTCATCCACGCGGTCCGCATCCTCAAGGAGCAGAAGAAGGAGCACTGCGCGCGGCTCCTCCACTTCCACGTCGGCTCGCAGCTCACCGACATCCGGGTGGTGAAGGACGCCATCAACGAGGGGGCGCGCGTCTACGCCAAGCTGCGGAAGATGGGGCTGCCCATCGAGTACTTCGACGTCGGCGGCGGGCTGGGCGTCGACTACGTCGGCTCCCACGGCGGGAACGGCAACGGCAACAACGCGGCGCCCGGCGTCACCATCGCCTCGACCGTGAACTACACGCTCGAGGAGTACGTGGGCGACGTCGTCTACAACCTGCAGCGCGTCTGCCAGAACGAGCAGGTCCCGGAGCCGCACATCGTCTCCGAGTCCGGCCGCGCCGTGACCGCCCACCACTCCTGCGTGGTGATGAACGTCTTCGGCCACATCGAGATCGGCTCGCAGGAGCAGATCACGGCCGCCTCGGTGGCGGACCCGAACGAGTCGAAGGTCGTGCGCGAGATGCGGGAGATCGTGACCGGCCTCACCCCGCGCAACAAGGCCGAGGCCTACCACGACGCGGTGGCGAAGAAGGAGGAGGCCCTGCAGATGTTCAAGCTGGGGCTCCTCGGGCTCGAGGAGCGGGCCATGGTGGAGAGCCTGTTCTGGAAGCTCTGCCGCGACCTGGTGGCGCTGAACCGCGGCAAGAAGCGGCTGCCCCGCGACACCCGCGACCTGGGGGACAAGATCGCCGACCAGTACATGGCGAACTTCTCGCTCTTCCAGAGCGCGCCGGACCACTGGGCCTTCGACCAGCTCTTCCCCATCGTGCCGCTGCACCGGATGGACGAGCCGCCCACCCGCGACTGCACCATCGTCGACATCACCTGCGACTCGGACGGGAAGATCGACCGGTTCATCGAGGGGGAGGGCGTCGACGAGACGCTGTCCCTGCACGCCCTCGAGCCGGGCCAGCCCTACTACCTCGGGCTCATGCTCACCGGCGCCTACCAGGACGTCATGGGCGACATGCACAACCTCTTCGGCCGGGTGAACGAGATCCACGTGTTCGTGGACGACGAGGACCCGGAGGACTTCTACATCGAGGAGGTCATCCCGGGCGACCGCATCGAGCAGGTGCTCTCGCGCATGCAGTACGGACCGGGCGACCTGGCCCGCCGCGTCAAGAACGCGCTCGACCAGAAGGTGAAGGACGGCGCCATCCGGCCGAAGGAGGGCGTGCAGCTCGCCGACTTCTTCGAGCAGGTGATGCGCGGGTACACGTACCTCGCGGGCGTCTGAGCAACGCGCCCGCGGCTCGGCACGCCCGCGGCCCGGTCAGGGCCGGTGGCGCTCCCGTCGGGGGCGCACCGCCCGAATGTGACCCTCCGTCACGAGCGGCCGCGTTAACTGCAAGGTCCCACCTCCGGGGAAAGGGACCTCCATGTCCGGCACGTACAAGAAGATCGAGATCGTCGGCACCTCGCCCACCAGCTTCTACGAGGCCGTGAAGGCGGGCATCGCCGAGGCCTCGAAGACCGTCCGCCACATGGACTGGTTCGAGGTGGTCGAGGAGCGCGGCGCGATCAAGGACGGCAAGGTGGCCGAGTTCCAGGTCACGCTCCGCATCGGCTTCAAGCTGGAATAGCAGCGGGCAGGCGCGGCGTATTGCCGCGGTCCGATCCGACGCAACGCGGCGAGACTACGGGCAAAACACCGCGCGGGGCGCTTGATCGCGCGTCACGGCAGGTGCTAGCGTCCCCGCGCTGTTTCGCCCGCGGAGGCTGCGACGCTCCGTCCAAGCTCGCCGGGCGCGCCCTCGCGGCCGCGCCACGGGAAAGGATTGCCCATGGCCGTCCCCGCCGCCCTCGTCTCCGAGACGCTCAGCACCCTGCCGGGCGACGACGTCCGCTCCGTCATGTGGCGCCTGGAAGGGCGCTACGACCTGCAGATGCTGATCCAGTCGGTGCGCCAGGTGGCGCGCGGGCCGGTGGCGCGGCTGGTGGCCGAGGGGGCGCGCAGCTCGCACGACTGGACGGAGCAGAAGAACGCGCTCCTCGAGCACTACGACGCCTGCGGCGCGACCGGCGTCTTCATGGAGCCGCACCAGGGCGGGTTCCTCGAGGGGCCGAAGAACCTGGCCATGGCGCTGGTGGCGTTCGAGCTCGCCTGGGTGGACGCCGGGGCGGCGACCGGGGCGCTGGCCGGCCACCTGGGGCTCTCCCCCATCCACGAGCGGGGCACCCAGGAGCAGCAGGACCGCTACATGAGCCTCTCGGCGCCGGCCGCGCCGGGCGAGGACCGCAAGCCGTGGCGCGGCGCCTTCGCGCTCACCGAGCCCATTCCGTACGTCGGCGTCGACACCGGCATGCTGGGCGGCAAGGTGAGCGTGGCGCGCTGGGAGCCGGGGCAGGAGCCGGTGCTCAAGGTGGAGAAGCGCGGCCGCTTCATCACCAACATGGGGTTCGCGAACTTCGTCACGGCCGCGGTGGACTCGGCCGACGAGCGCATCAAGGGCACCTGCATGGTGATCCTGGAGGAGGGCGACCCGGGCACCTTCGACCGCGGCACGCCCACCAAGAAGCTCGTCCACCAGCTCTCCTCGACCAGCGACCCCATCTTCTCGCTCGAGGTGCCCGCCTCGCGCATCGTCGGCGGCTACAGCGTGAAGGACGGGGTGATCGTCCCCCGCTGGTCGCACGACGAGATCATCGCCGCGGTCTTCAAGCACACCCGCGTGCCGGTGGGCGTCATGACCGCCGCCAAGCTCCTCAGCGCGGTCGAGCCGGTCATCCGCTACCAGCGCGGCCGCTTCCGCGGCGCGCAGCAGGCGCGGCCCGGCTCGCCCCGCTACGACCTCGGGCTCCAGGTGCGCGAGGACGTGCTGCACCGGCTGGTGGACGTGTGGGCCACCGGCGAGGCGGCCGCCTCGCTCGGCTTCTCCACCTCGCGCCTCTTCGACGAGCTCGACCCGCTCGAGAAGGTGAAGTTCCAGACGCTGCAGGAGAAGGGCATCACCGGGCGCGCCGAGCTGCGCTACTTCAAGGACGTGAACGCCCGCGCGGTCGAGCTGGTGAAGCTGCGCGCGAAGCCCGAGGCCGAGCGCGACGCCGCCCGCGTCGCCGAGCTCGAGGCCGATCCGCTCGTCCGCTACGCCATCCTCGACTCGGCCGGCGCCGTGCTGTGCCCGGCCACCAAGCTGTGGAACACCGGCCACGGCGCCACCGTCATGCGCGAGGCGGTCGCCCTCATGGGCGGCTACGGCATCACCGAGGACTGCCCCGGCTTCCTCGGCCACAAGTGGATGGACGCGCAGCTCGAGGCCACCTACGAGGGGCCGGAGGCCGTCCAGCGCCGGCAGCTCTCGGTCTGCATGCAGAACGAGGTCTTCCTCGCCCAGCTCGACGCCTGGACGAAGGAGCTCCGCCACATCGCCTCGGAGCGGCCCGACACTGGCGCCTGCAACCTCGCCTCCGCCTTCGTGCTCTGGCGCTACACCTACGACCACCTGCAGGTGGCGACCGACGCCACGGGCCAGAAGCTCTACCAGGGGCCGCGGCAGGGCGTGACCTTCGCGCTCTCCGACGCGCTCGCCTGGCTGATGGCGGCGCGCAGCCTCGTCCTCGACGTGGTCGAGCTGGAGCAGAAGGGCGCCGAGAACGCCGTGCTGGCCGAGGGCCTGCCGGGGCTGGTGCGTTTCTACCAGGACCTGTCGCACGTGCAGTGCGCGCGCGCCTCGGGGGAGGTGGGCCGCATCTGCGCCGAGCTGGTCTACGGGTACAACAAGCACCCCGAGTGGAACGCGGACGCGCAGCAGGCCTGCTGGGAGGCGCGCGAGCTGGACGAGCTCGAGGACCTCATCCCCGGCATCGGCAGCTGCGCCAAGGACGTCATCGAGGCCGGCGGCGGCCACCCCGACAAGGCGGGCCCCTGCGCCCACTGCTCGAGCGTGGCCGACTTCGCCGCGCTCCGCATGAAGCTCGACCAGTGCCTCACCGGCGCGCGCCTCGCCAAGGACCGCGCCGCCGAGGCGCTCTCCAAGGTCATGATCCCCGAGGCGCTCGACTACCCGGTCTAGCCCTCGCCGCCGCCGCGCGCGGCCCTCGCACGTAGGTGGGCCTCGCCCGCCGCTGGTCCCGAGCCGTAGGGCGGGGGCTCGTCCCCCGCCGCTTCCCTGGAGAGGAGCACGCCTTGTCGAACGCGCCTGACGAGACCTCGCCGCAGCCCGACCGCCAGAGCATGGAGGTCGACATCGCCTGCGTCGGCTTCGGCCCGGCCATGGGCGGGTTCCTCACCACGCTCGCGCGCGGGCTCACGAACCCGGACGGCACGCCGGCGGTGGAGAGCGCGGTGTCGCCCGGGCTGCCGCCGCAGGTGGTGTGCTACGAGCGCGCCGACGGCCTCGGCTTCGGCGTGTCGGGCGTGGTCACCCGCGCCCGCGGGCTCCGCCAGAGCTTCCCGGACCTCGACCCGGCGCAGATCCCCATGGCGACCGCGGTGAAGGAGGAGAAGGTCGTCTACCTCCTCGACCCCCACGGCGCGAGCCGCCGCTCGGCCACGCTCCAGGCCGCGGACGCCACCTTGCAGGCGCTCCGGCTGGTGCTGCCGCTGCGCGACCACGCCCTCGAGCTGCCCTACACCCCGGAGTTCCTGCACAAGCGCGGCGGCCTCGTCCTCTCGCTCGGGCAGCTCAACCAGTGGGTGGGCGAGCAGCTCATGGCGGGCGGCCAGGTGCAGCTCTGGCCGGCGACGCCGGTGGACGGGCCGCTGGTGGAGGGCGGCAAGGTGACCGGTGTGCGCCTGCTCGACCAGGGCGTGCAGAAGGACGGCCGCCCCGACGCAGGGTACGTGGCGGGCCTCGACGTGCGGGCGCGCCTCACCGTGGTGGCGGACGGCCCGGTGGGCGCGGTCGGCCGCGCGCTCGACGAGCGGTTCGGCCTGCCCGAGGGGCACCACCAGCGGGAGTGGGCGGTGGGCATGAAGGTGGTGGTGGACCTGCCCGAGGGCTGCGCGCTCCCGGAGGGCACGGTCCTCCACACCATCGGCTACCCCGAGCCGGAGATCTTCGGCTTCCTGTACGTGCACCCCGGCCGCGTGGCCTCGGTCGGCATCTTCGTCCCCTCGTGGATGGGGAGCCCGGTCCGCACCTCCTACCTCTACCTGCAGCACTTCCTGCAGCACCCGTACCTCTGGAAGCACCTCCAGGGCGGGAAGCTGCGCTCCTGGGGCGCCAAGTCGCTGCAGGAGTCGGGGCGGCGCGGCGAGCCGCAGCTCGTCGGCGACGGGTTCGCCCGCATCGGCGAGGGCTCCGGCACGACCAACGTCCTCACCGGCTCCGGCGTGGACGAGGCGTGGACGAGCGGGACCCTGCTGGCGGAGGGCGTGCTGGAGCTCCTGCGCGCCGGCAAGCCCTTCACGAAGGAGAACCTCGACGCCGCCTACGTGGCGCGGCGCCGCGCGAGCTGGCTGGAGGAGGAGGGGAGGGTGGCGGAGAAGGCGCGCGACGGGTTCGGGCGCGGCTTCGTGACCGGCCTCCTCGGGATGGCGCTCTCCGGGATGACGAAGGGGCTGGTGAACCTCGGCTCGGAGCCGGTCCCCTCGCACGAACGCTTCGAGAGCCTCGAGGAGTGGTACGCGGGCAAGATCCCCGGCACCGAGATCGACCGGCTGCGGGCCGAGTGCAAGGCGAAGAACACCTCGCTCCACGCCGCGCTCATGAAGGCGGCGGGCTGGCCGGACATCGTCTACGACGGCCAGCTGCTCGTCTCGCACCAGGACGCGCTCCTCATGGGCGGCAAGGTGCAGGCGCCCGCCGGCTACGCCGACCACGTCGTCTTCCGGCAGCCGGCCGTCTGCGCGCGCTGCGGGAGCCGCACCTGCATCGAGATCTGCTCGGCGCAGGCCATCGCGCCGGGCGAGCCGGGGCAGCCGCCCGCGTTCGACCGGGAGAAGTGCGTGCACTGCGGCGCCTGCCTTTGGAACTGCACCCAGGTGCTGGAGGGCGAGACGACCAACCTCGCCTTCCGCGCCGGCGCGGGCGGGCTGCACTCGGCCGAGAACTAGAGTTCACCAGGAGGCTACATGAGCGGTTACCACGTCGTCGTCTGCGGAAGCATCGTCCCCGACCCGCTGCAGACCCTCGAGCCGATCACGGGCCCGACCGGCCCGTCGCTGAAGAACGAGATGATGCTGCCGGCCGTGCTCGACCCGTGGGCGGCGCAGGCGCTCTTCGAGGCGGCCGCCCTGGCGCAGAAGGCGCCCGGCTCCAAGGTGTGGCTGGTCGCGCTCGGCCCCAAGGCGAAGCTGCAGCAGGTGATGATGGCGGTGGGGCAGAAGGTGCCCTTCGAGCTGGTGGCGGTGGACGGCCCCGCGGGCGGGTTCGTGGACGCGCACGAGACCGCGGCCGCGCTGGCGGAGGCGGTGCAGGCGATCCCGGGGCTCGACCGCGCCCGCCTGCTGCTCTTCGGCGGCTGGGAGTCGGGCTCGCGCGGCGCCGGCGTCACGCTCCAGCTCGTCGGCGAGCGGCTCGGCCTGCAGGACCAGTTCCAGGGCGTCGACCAGCTCACCCCGCAGCCGGACGGCTCGCTCGAGATCCTGGAGCGCGTCGAGGGCGGCAAGCACCAGGTGTCGGTGGTGGCCGGCCCGCCGGCGCTGCTCGGCTGGGCCACCGGCAACCTGCCCGAGCCGCGCAACAACCCGCAGGTGGGCATGGCCAACATGAAGGGCATCATGCCGGCGCTGCAGAAGGCGAAGCCGGCCAAGGTCGGGGCGGCCGACGCCCAGTACCTGGCCGTGCAGCTGCCGAAGCAGCAGCGCGAGACGCGCGTGGTGAAGGACCTGACCCCGGACGCGATCGCGGCCGAGCTGGTCGAGTGGATCTCGAAGGACTAGGACCGGAGCCGACCATGGAGACCATCCTCTTCCTCAGCCACACCGAGCCGGACGGCGCGCTCCCGCGCGCCGCCCTCGAGGCCTTGACCGCCGCGCGGGCGCTGGCGCAGGGCACGAAGGGCCAGCTCGTCCTGGGCGTCTTCGGCGCCGAGACCGCCGGCGCCGCCGCGCAGCTCGCCGGCGCCGGGGCGCAGCGCGCCCTGGCGGTGA contains:
- a CDS encoding 4Fe-4S ferredoxin, whose translation is MSNAPDETSPQPDRQSMEVDIACVGFGPAMGGFLTTLARGLTNPDGTPAVESAVSPGLPPQVVCYERADGLGFGVSGVVTRARGLRQSFPDLDPAQIPMATAVKEEKVVYLLDPHGASRRSATLQAADATLQALRLVLPLRDHALELPYTPEFLHKRGGLVLSLGQLNQWVGEQLMAGGQVQLWPATPVDGPLVEGGKVTGVRLLDQGVQKDGRPDAGYVAGLDVRARLTVVADGPVGAVGRALDERFGLPEGHHQREWAVGMKVVVDLPEGCALPEGTVLHTIGYPEPEIFGFLYVHPGRVASVGIFVPSWMGSPVRTSYLYLQHFLQHPYLWKHLQGGKLRSWGAKSLQESGRRGEPQLVGDGFARIGEGSGTTNVLTGSGVDEAWTSGTLLAEGVLELLRAGKPFTKENLDAAYVARRRASWLEEEGRVAEKARDGFGRGFVTGLLGMALSGMTKGLVNLGSEPVPSHERFESLEEWYAGKIPGTEIDRLRAECKAKNTSLHAALMKAAGWPDIVYDGQLLVSHQDALLMGGKVQAPAGYADHVVFRQPAVCARCGSRTCIEICSAQAIAPGEPGQPPAFDREKCVHCGACLWNCTQVLEGETTNLAFRAGAGGLHSAEN
- the speA gene encoding biosynthetic arginine decarboxylase, encoding MATPETRFPQHPSDATAATPASDWSVEKAAQHYNVPGWGAGYFSVSDKGHLVVHPHGQPGPTIDIMDVVEDIRERNLGFPCVVRFQDVLRARVKAINEAFGKGLVEQGYGGKYFGVYPVKVNQMREVVEEILDAGAPYHYGLEAGSKGELLIVLGHNTDPEALTVCNGYKDEEFLRLALLGRKLGRKVIVVIEKLSELPHLLRLGDEMGVEPLIGLRSKLTTRGTGKWEGSSGDFAKFGLTVPELIHAVRILKEQKKEHCARLLHFHVGSQLTDIRVVKDAINEGARVYAKLRKMGLPIEYFDVGGGLGVDYVGSHGGNGNGNNAAPGVTIASTVNYTLEEYVGDVVYNLQRVCQNEQVPEPHIVSESGRAVTAHHSCVVMNVFGHIEIGSQEQITAASVADPNESKVVREMREIVTGLTPRNKAEAYHDAVAKKEEALQMFKLGLLGLEERAMVESLFWKLCRDLVALNRGKKRLPRDTRDLGDKIADQYMANFSLFQSAPDHWAFDQLFPIVPLHRMDEPPTRDCTIVDITCDSDGKIDRFIEGEGVDETLSLHALEPGQPYYLGLMLTGAYQDVMGDMHNLFGRVNEIHVFVDDEDPEDFYIEEVIPGDRIEQVLSRMQYGPGDLARRVKNALDQKVKDGAIRPKEGVQLADFFEQVMRGYTYLAGV
- a CDS encoding electron transfer flavoprotein subunit beta, encoding MSGYHVVVCGSIVPDPLQTLEPITGPTGPSLKNEMMLPAVLDPWAAQALFEAAALAQKAPGSKVWLVALGPKAKLQQVMMAVGQKVPFELVAVDGPAGGFVDAHETAAALAEAVQAIPGLDRARLLLFGGWESGSRGAGVTLQLVGERLGLQDQFQGVDQLTPQPDGSLEILERVEGGKHQVSVVAGPPALLGWATGNLPEPRNNPQVGMANMKGIMPALQKAKPAKVGAADAQYLAVQLPKQQRETRVVKDLTPDAIAAELVEWISKD
- a CDS encoding ABC transporter ATP-binding protein; translation: MPASHPPPPRPPSERLPWRERARALGAAARQVPGTFALVWRADASGAVLLAALTAVAAVLPAGIAWVGKLIVDAVVAAGRGEGPPGRVTALVLVELGLMALSLTAGRLLGLERELLRARLGNAVNERILEKALDLELRHFEDAEVYDKMQNARREASARPLSLVMQAFAIAQNAVTLAALSALLARLSPWSVLVVVASSIPAFLAEARLAAASFRLNSWRAPEGRRLNYLEWILTRDSHVKEVKLFGLGPLVLDRYRALFTKFYGEDRRLAVRRMAFGVAFGLVSLAAFYAMYALVAARAARREISLGDLTLYLAVFRQGQGAVQNILSAIGALYEDALYMSNLFAYLAIPTGQERARLPAAPTLPRGDPLPIELDHLSFRYPGRAEWALEDVTLTIAPGEKLGLVGENGAGKSTLVKLLLRLYEPTRGAIRYGGVDLRDLDADDLRQRMGAVFQDFVRYQFTAAENIGLGSPPHLEDRPRIEEAARRGGAAAVVEALPRRYDTVLGGWFEAGQELSAGQWQKLAVARGFMRERPEVLILDEPTAAIDAEAEHELFERFRALAADRTAIVISHRFSTVRTMADRIAVLHGGRIVELGSHRELLEKDGRYAHLFRLQAQGYLD
- a CDS encoding dodecin — its product is MSGTYKKIEIVGTSPTSFYEAVKAGIAEASKTVRHMDWFEVVEERGAIKDGKVAEFQVTLRIGFKLE
- a CDS encoding acyl-CoA dehydrogenase family protein → MAVPAALVSETLSTLPGDDVRSVMWRLEGRYDLQMLIQSVRQVARGPVARLVAEGARSSHDWTEQKNALLEHYDACGATGVFMEPHQGGFLEGPKNLAMALVAFELAWVDAGAATGALAGHLGLSPIHERGTQEQQDRYMSLSAPAAPGEDRKPWRGAFALTEPIPYVGVDTGMLGGKVSVARWEPGQEPVLKVEKRGRFITNMGFANFVTAAVDSADERIKGTCMVILEEGDPGTFDRGTPTKKLVHQLSSTSDPIFSLEVPASRIVGGYSVKDGVIVPRWSHDEIIAAVFKHTRVPVGVMTAAKLLSAVEPVIRYQRGRFRGAQQARPGSPRYDLGLQVREDVLHRLVDVWATGEAAASLGFSTSRLFDELDPLEKVKFQTLQEKGITGRAELRYFKDVNARAVELVKLRAKPEAERDAARVAELEADPLVRYAILDSAGAVLCPATKLWNTGHGATVMREAVALMGGYGITEDCPGFLGHKWMDAQLEATYEGPEAVQRRQLSVCMQNEVFLAQLDAWTKELRHIASERPDTGACNLASAFVLWRYTYDHLQVATDATGQKLYQGPRQGVTFALSDALAWLMAARSLVLDVVELEQKGAENAVLAEGLPGLVRFYQDLSHVQCARASGEVGRICAELVYGYNKHPEWNADAQQACWEARELDELEDLIPGIGSCAKDVIEAGGGHPDKAGPCAHCSSVADFAALRMKLDQCLTGARLAKDRAAEALSKVMIPEALDYPV